TGGTggtaggtagaggtagaggtagaggtagaggtagaggtagaggtagaggtagaggtagaggtagaggtagaggtagaggtagaggtagaggtagaggtagaggtagaggtagaggtagaggtagaggtagaggtagaggtagaggtagaggtagaggtagaggtagaggtagaggtagaggtagaggtagaggtagaggtagaggtagacgcagaggtagaggtagacgcagaggtagaggtagacgcagaggtagaggtagacgCACCATGAAACACAGATCCCCCCACTGGTACAGAAAGTAGCGGTACACATAGATGCTGTAGGGCTCGGAGAGGTCCTTTGAGATCAGCTGGCGGATGGCAGGGAGGTACTGCTCTTCTTTTGCGCCGTCGTACTGCGCGTACTGCAGCTCGGTGCTGGCGGAAGACGCTGGGCCCGCGCTGCTGGGCTCGGCCATGGCGCGAGAGGAGAGCGAAGGTGCTGCGACCCCAGACGGTTCCGAGTCGGAATCGAGTGGCcggcggcgggcggcgggcggcggaCGGCGGACGGCGGACGGCGGCGCGCTGCCGAGGTGCTCCGGGGCGGTGGCCCGGCGGTGTTTGTGGCGCGTCATTGGCTGGAGCGGGGCGGTCGCCGGTGGATCCACGGCTGGCTCGACAGCATCACATCACATGCGCGCCGGTGGGCTCGGAGGTTTTAGTCGCACGTCGGCTTCTCCCTCTCCTTCCACGACGATTTCCTGCGCACCCCGACGGACGGGAGAGCTTGCCGTCATGTCCTTCTTCAGACGTCgcttcggcggcggcgatACGAAAGCGCCTACCCCCACGCCGCCGCCAGAGCGCTCCAGTCCATCTACCCCGGAGCGGCCGTCGAATCTGCGTGTCATCACCGCCGAGCAGCTCCACACGCTGCAGCAGGcgggcaagggcaagggaaAGCACGGCAAGAGGAAGAACGCGTGGGTGTTTGGGCTGGGTGGCCTCTTCGGGCTGGTGATTGCGGCCTTCTTTGCGGGCAGCAATGATCTCATCGACCTGAAGAGCATCGAGGGCATGAACCTCGAGAGCCTCATGGAGGCGCTGCCGGCCAACTTTGTGCGCAGCGCCCAGCAGCTGCAGGTACGGAGCGTCCAGGCCTACGCGCGGACGGGCCGCTGATTGACGACGTCAGTAGAAGCAAGAGCGCGACGCCGTCAACTACGACTCGTTCGCCATCGGCATGCATGCACGCGAGCAGGGCATCCGCGCCGCACATCCCGTCATCATGATCCCCGGCGTCATCTCCACCGGCCTCGAGTCGTGGAGCACCGAGGAGGGCGCGCGCCAGTACTTCCGCAAGAGGCTGTGGGGCTCGTGGACCATGATGCGTGCCCTGGTGCTCGACAAGGCCGGCTGGAAGAAGCACATCATGCTCGACAAAGACACCGGCCTCGATCCCCCGGGCGTCAAGCTGCGCGCCGCCCAGGGCTTCGATGCCGCCGACTTCTTCATCACCGGCTACTGGATCTGGAACAAGATCCTCGAGAACCTCGCGACCATCGGCTACGACCCCAGCAACGCCTTCACCGCCGCCTTCGACTGGCGCATGACCTACATGAACTACGAGGTCCGCGACCAGTACTTCACACGTCTCAAGTCGCACATCGAAGTCGCAAACCACGTCTCCAACAAAAAGGCCGTCCTGCTGTCCCACTCCATGGGCTCGCAGGTCCTGTACTACTTCCTCCACTGGGTCGAGGCCGAGGGCTATGGCAACGGCGGCAGCGACTGGGTCGACAAGCACATCGACAGCTGGATCAACATCTCCGGCTGCATGTTGGGCGCGCTGAAAGACCTGCCCGCGGTCCTGTCCGGGGAGATGAAAGACACGGCCCAGCTCAACGCTTTTGCCGTCTACGGCCTCGAGCGCTTCCTCAGCCGCTACGAGCGCGCCGAGATCTTCCGCGCCATGCCCGGCCTCTCCTCCATGCTTCCCATCGGCGGAAATGCTGTGTGGGGTGACCATACAGGCGCGCCCGACGATGCGCCAGGACAGAACGTGTCTTACGGCAACTTCCTCCGCTTCCGTGACACCAACTCGTCCAACACTCTCACTTCGCAGAACCTCACCGTGGAGGAAAGCCTGCCCTTCCTCTTCAAAAATTCGGAGCCCTGGTTCCAGAAGATGATACAGACATCCTACTCGCATGGCGTCGCACACACTGCGAAAGTGGTCGAAGACAACCAGCGCATACCAGCCAAGTGGATCAACCCCCTCGAGACTCGCCTCCCGCTCGCGCCCAACCTGAAAATCTACTGCTTCTACGGCATCGGAAAGGAGACGGAACGCGCGTACTACTACCGCGCAGACGACGACCCCTTGTCTGGACTCAACGTCACGCTCGACACCGCTTACACCGCAGCCTCGGCAGGTGAGCCCACCGGTGGAGGCGGCAACGGAGGCGTGGACCACGGCGTCGTCATGGGCGAGGGCGATGGCACCGTCAATCTGCTCAGCTCTGGCTACATGTGCGCCAAGGGGTGGCGGATGAAGCGCTACAACCCAGCTGGTGTGCAAATCAAGACGTACGAGATGAAGCACGAGCCCGACAGGTTCAGTCCTCGAGGCGGGCCGAACACTGGTAAGGAATGATTTCGAGCAAAGAAGATGTAGGAACAATGCTAACCCGTTGCCAGCCGACCACGTCGACATCCTCGGTCGCTCCTCCCTGAACGACCTCATCCTGCAAGTCGCCGGCGGCAGAGGCGAGCTGATCAACGAAACGATCCACTCCAACATCCTGGCGTACGCAGAGAAAGTCAAGATTTACGAAGAGGAAGAACATGGCTGGTTTGACTTGTGAGAATCTCATCATTTGCTTCTCTCCTTTTCCCTTGTACATCTAGAAGCTCAATTTCGCGGCGTTGGGACAAGACGGTAGACAGGCGGCTGGGTTTGTGTATATTTCTTCCGTTACCAGGTCCTCGCAAGATACCATCCCATACTCAGTATTTCTACACAAGGCCGCTGACTA
The window above is part of the Ascochyta rabiei chromosome 1, complete sequence genome. Proteins encoded here:
- a CDS encoding Phospholipid:diacylglycerol acyltransferase, with the translated sequence MSFFRRRFGGGDTKAPTPTPPPERSSPSTPERPSNLRVITAEQLHTLQQAGKGKGKHGKRKNAWVFGLGGLFGLVIAAFFAGSNDLIDLKSIEGMNLESLMEALPANFVRSAQQLQKQERDAVNYDSFAIGMHAREQGIRAAHPVIMIPGVISTGLESWSTEEGARQYFRKRLWGSWTMMRALVLDKAGWKKHIMLDKDTGLDPPGVKLRAAQGFDAADFFITGYWIWNKILENLATIGYDPSNAFTAAFDWRMTYMNYEVRDQYFTRLKSHIEVANHVSNKKAVLLSHSMGSQVLYYFLHWVEAEGYGNGGSDWVDKHIDSWINISGCMLGALKDLPAVLSGEMKDTAQLNAFAVYGLERFLSRYERAEIFRAMPGLSSMLPIGGNAVWGDHTGAPDDAPGQNVSYGNFLRFRDTNSSNTLTSQNLTVEESLPFLFKNSEPWFQKMIQTSYSHGVAHTAKVVEDNQRIPAKWINPLETRLPLAPNLKIYCFYGIGKETERAYYYRADDDPLSGLNVTLDTAYTAASAGEPTGGGGNGGVDHGVVMGEGDGTVNLLSSGYMCAKGWRMKRYNPAGVQIKTYEMKHEPDRFSPRGGPNTADHVDILGRSSLNDLILQVAGGRGELINETIHSNILAYAEKVKIYEEEEHGWFDL